In Aedes albopictus strain Foshan chromosome 3, AalbF5, whole genome shotgun sequence, the following are encoded in one genomic region:
- the LOC109409839 gene encoding unconventional myosin IC isoform X2: MERGLHDRDRVGLQDQVLLENYQSEDAFIDNLKKRFQENLIYTYIGHVLISVNPYKELPIYTEQDVKEYRKRHFFEAPPHVFALSDNAYRSLTEENRGQCILISGESGSGKTEASKKVLQFIAAATGHTTSVEGVKDKLLQSNPVLEAFGNAKTNRNDNSSRFGKYMDVQFDFRGAPEGGNILNYLLEKSRVVHQSMGERNFHIFYQLLAGAEDGLLQELHLKRKLDTYYYLTDGDSSNGSSIRDADNFRQVQTAMSVIEIPTDEQKLILEIVASVLHMGNVGFTEEEGKAKILKPESVTAIAKLLGCEEDQLRNAFTHRTIEARGDIVTSPLNRDMAIYARDALAKAVYDRLFTWLVSRINTSLHADHIPKKNSVMGILDIYGFEIFKKNSFEQFCINFCNEKLQQLFIELTLKSEQEEYLREGIEWEPVEYFDNKVICNLIEEKHKGIIALMDEECLRPGDPTDLSFLRKMNDNLGDHAHYICHSRASTTVQKTLGRDEFRLVHYAGDVTYNVHGFLDKNNDLLFRDLKETMSECNNGIIKACFPLADITSKRRPETAVTQFKNSLNNLMDILMCKEPSYIRCIKPNDLQASGNFDYELVRHQVKYLGLMENLRVRRAGFAYRRTYEMFLQRYKCLSRQTWPHYHGPAKEGVQILACELGFERDEYRMGKTKIFIRFPKTLFETEDAFQMKKHYLASIIQARWKGRRQRKIYLETYAKIITCQKYIRRYLAIQERKRRRAAADKIRFFIKGFITRHDAPNECNKSFIEHTKRHWLNKLSKSLPKSFMNHTWIPAPMHCQEASIILRRMHKLHLARQYRLALPPEKKKQFELKVLSEAVFKGKKKNYPESVGPWFMDDRISKQHATPISNFVVTQMNSEKLHYSTPVIKYDRRGYKPRERFFLLTDKAVYLLDGKTYKQKHRLPLDKVDFCITSERDGIMLIRIPLELKKDKGDLILDVPDIIECCIWILHATGNRNIVNIVETGSLSHNLVRGKTGMIEIITGPQPSITRAKSGNLLVIAGQ; this comes from the exons ATGGAACGGGGGCTTCATGATCGGGACCGGGTGGGACTGCAGGATCAGGTCCTACTCGAGAACTACCAGAGCGAGGATGCCTTCATCGATAACCTGAAGAAGCGATTCCAGGAGAATCTGATTTAT ACCTACATCGGACACGTGCTGATATCCGTTAACCCGTACAAAGAGCTTCCCATCTACACCGAGCAGGATGTCAAGGAGTACCGGAAGCGACACTTTTTCGAGGCACCGCCACATGT GTTCGCCTTGAGCGACAACGCGTACCGTTCGCTGACCGAGGAAAACCGCGGCCAATGCATTCTGATCTCGGGCGAGAGCGGTTCGGGCAAAACGGAAGCCTCGAAGAAGGTTCTGCAGTTCATTGCCGCGGCCACGGGGCACACGACCAGCGTCGAGGGCGTCAAGGACAAACTGCTGCAGAGCAATCCGGTGTTGGAAGCGTTCGGGAATGCCAAAACGAACAGGAACGACAACTCTTCGCGCTTCGGCAAGTACATGGACGTGCAGTTCGATTTCCGGGGTGCACCGGAGGGGGGAAATATTTTGAACTACTTGCTGGAGAAGAGTAGGGTGGTGCACCAGAGTATGGGCGAGAGGAACTTCCACATTTTCTATCAGTTGCTTGCTGGGGCTGAGGATGGTTTGCTGCAGGAGTTGCATTTGAAGCGGAAGCTGGATACCTATTACTACCTGACGGATGGG GATAGCAGCAACGGTTCGTCTATCAGAGATGCGGACAACTTCCGACAGGTGCAGACGGCCATGTCGGTAATCGAGATCCCCACGGACGAGCAGAAGCTGATCCTGGAGATTGTGGCCAGTGTGCTGCACATGGGCAATGTGGGTTTTACTGAGGAGGAAGGAAAGGCCAAAATCCTGAAGCCGGAATCCGTGACGGCGATAGCGAAG CTCCTGGGATGCGAGGAAGACCAGCTACGCAACGCCTTCACCCACCGGACGATCGAAGCCCGAGGTGACATAGTTACCAGCCCTCTTAACCGTGACATGGCCATTTACGCACGGGACGCCCTCGCCAAGGCGGTCTACGATCGACTGTTCACCTGGTTAGTTTCGCGCATCAATACTTCACTACACGCGGATCACATTCCCAAGAAGAACAGCGTCATGGGTATCTTGGACATCTATGGGTTCGAGATATTCAAGAAGAACAGTTTCGAGCAGTTCTGTATCAACTTCTGCAATGAGAAACTTCAGCAGTTGTTTATAGAGCTGACATTGAAGTCAgaacaggaggaatatctgagggagGGTATCGAGTGGGAACCGGTTGAGTACTTTGATAACAAGGTTATTTGTAATTTGATCGAGGAAAAGCACAAAGGTATCATTGCCCTGATGGACGAGGAATGCCTGCGTCCGGGAGATCCCACGGATCTGAGCTTCCTCAGGAAGATGAACGACAACTTGGGGGATCATGCTCACTATATTTGCCACAGCAGAGCTTCAACAACCGTCCAGAAGACCTTAGGTCGCGACGAATTTAGACTAGTGCACTATGCAGGAGATGTGACGTACAACGTTCACGGGTTCCTGGACAAGAACAACGATTTATTGTTCAGAGATTTGAAGGAGACCATGTCCGAATGCAACAACGGGATTATCAAGGCTTGCTTCCCCTTGGCAGACATCACGAGCAAGAGACGTCCGGAAACAGCTGTGACTCAGTTCAAGAACTCTTTGAACAACCTCATGGACATCTTGATGTGCAAGGAACCGTCCTACATTCGGTGTATCAAACCAAATGACCTGCAGGCATCGGGCAACTTCGATTACGAACTGGTTCGTCATCAGGTCAAATACCTTGGTCTGATGGAGAACCTTCGTGTTCGCCGTGCTGGTTTCGCTTACCGCCGGACGTACGAGATGTTCCTTCAGCGCTACAAGTGCCTTAGCAGGCAAACTTGGCCACACTACCACGGTCCAGCTAAAGAAGGCGTCCAGATATTGGCTTGCGAACTGGGCTTCGAACGCGACGAATACCGAATGGGCAAGACTAAGATCTTTATCCGCTTCCCCAAGACCCTATTCGAGACTGAAGATGCATTCCAAATGAAGAAACACTACCTGGCATCGATCATCCAAGCGCGCTGGAAGGGCCGACGCCAGCGTAAGATCTACCTGGAAACCTACGCCAAGATCATCACCTGTCAGAAATACATCCGGCGGTATCTGGCCATCCAGGAGCGGAAACGACGTCGCGCAGCTGCCGACAAGATCCGATTCTTCATCAAGGGTTTCATCACCCGGCACGACGCACCCAACGAGTGCAACAAATCCTTCATCGAGCACACCAAGCGCCACTGGCTGAACAAACTGTCCAAGAGTCTTCCGAAGAGCTTCATGAACCACACCTGGATCCCCGCTCCGATGCACTGCCAAGAGGCGTCCATAATCCTGCGAAGAATGCACAAACTGCACCTCGCCCGTCAGTACCGTTTGGCCCTTCCGCCGGAGAAGAAGAAGCAGTTCGAGCTTAAGGTTTTGTCCGAAGCCGTGTTTAAGGGCAAGAAGAAGAACTACCCTGAGAGCGTTGGCCCATGGTTCATGGACGACCGGATTTCCAAGCAGCATGCGACTCCAATCAGTAACTTTGTGGTAACGCAAATGAACAGCGAGAAGTTGCAC TACTCCACCCCGGTGATCAAGTACGATCGGCGCGGGTACAAACCGCGCGAGCGGTTCTTCCTCCTAACGGACAAGGCCGTCTACCTGCTCGATGGCAAGACGTACAAACAGAAGCATCGCCTCCCGCTGGACAAGGTCGACTTCTGCATCACCAGCGAGCGGGACGGCATCATGCTGATCCGGATTCCGCTCGAGCTGAAGAAGGACAAAGGCGACCTGATACTGGACGTGCCGGACATCATCGAGTGCTGCATCTGGATACTGCACGCGACCGGCAACCGGAACATTGTCAACATCGTCGAGACGGGATC GCTATCGCACAATCTAGTCAGAGGCAAAACTGGTATGATTGAGATTATCACCGGACCACAGCCCAGTATTACCAGAGCCAAGAGCGGAAACCTGTTGGTT
- the LOC109409839 gene encoding unconventional myosin IC isoform X1: protein MVHPPKFRTTMERGLHDRDRVGLQDQVLLENYQSEDAFIDNLKKRFQENLIYTYIGHVLISVNPYKELPIYTEQDVKEYRKRHFFEAPPHVFALSDNAYRSLTEENRGQCILISGESGSGKTEASKKVLQFIAAATGHTTSVEGVKDKLLQSNPVLEAFGNAKTNRNDNSSRFGKYMDVQFDFRGAPEGGNILNYLLEKSRVVHQSMGERNFHIFYQLLAGAEDGLLQELHLKRKLDTYYYLTDGDSSNGSSIRDADNFRQVQTAMSVIEIPTDEQKLILEIVASVLHMGNVGFTEEEGKAKILKPESVTAIAKLLGCEEDQLRNAFTHRTIEARGDIVTSPLNRDMAIYARDALAKAVYDRLFTWLVSRINTSLHADHIPKKNSVMGILDIYGFEIFKKNSFEQFCINFCNEKLQQLFIELTLKSEQEEYLREGIEWEPVEYFDNKVICNLIEEKHKGIIALMDEECLRPGDPTDLSFLRKMNDNLGDHAHYICHSRASTTVQKTLGRDEFRLVHYAGDVTYNVHGFLDKNNDLLFRDLKETMSECNNGIIKACFPLADITSKRRPETAVTQFKNSLNNLMDILMCKEPSYIRCIKPNDLQASGNFDYELVRHQVKYLGLMENLRVRRAGFAYRRTYEMFLQRYKCLSRQTWPHYHGPAKEGVQILACELGFERDEYRMGKTKIFIRFPKTLFETEDAFQMKKHYLASIIQARWKGRRQRKIYLETYAKIITCQKYIRRYLAIQERKRRRAAADKIRFFIKGFITRHDAPNECNKSFIEHTKRHWLNKLSKSLPKSFMNHTWIPAPMHCQEASIILRRMHKLHLARQYRLALPPEKKKQFELKVLSEAVFKGKKKNYPESVGPWFMDDRISKQHATPISNFVVTQMNSEKLHYSTPVIKYDRRGYKPRERFFLLTDKAVYLLDGKTYKQKHRLPLDKVDFCITSERDGIMLIRIPLELKKDKGDLILDVPDIIECCIWILHATGNRNIVNIVETGSLSHNLVRGKTGMIEIITGPQPSITRAKSGNLLVIAGQ, encoded by the exons ATGGT ACATCCGCCAAAATTCCGCACCACGATGGAACGGGGGCTTCATGATCGGGACCGGGTGGGACTGCAGGATCAGGTCCTACTCGAGAACTACCAGAGCGAGGATGCCTTCATCGATAACCTGAAGAAGCGATTCCAGGAGAATCTGATTTAT ACCTACATCGGACACGTGCTGATATCCGTTAACCCGTACAAAGAGCTTCCCATCTACACCGAGCAGGATGTCAAGGAGTACCGGAAGCGACACTTTTTCGAGGCACCGCCACATGT GTTCGCCTTGAGCGACAACGCGTACCGTTCGCTGACCGAGGAAAACCGCGGCCAATGCATTCTGATCTCGGGCGAGAGCGGTTCGGGCAAAACGGAAGCCTCGAAGAAGGTTCTGCAGTTCATTGCCGCGGCCACGGGGCACACGACCAGCGTCGAGGGCGTCAAGGACAAACTGCTGCAGAGCAATCCGGTGTTGGAAGCGTTCGGGAATGCCAAAACGAACAGGAACGACAACTCTTCGCGCTTCGGCAAGTACATGGACGTGCAGTTCGATTTCCGGGGTGCACCGGAGGGGGGAAATATTTTGAACTACTTGCTGGAGAAGAGTAGGGTGGTGCACCAGAGTATGGGCGAGAGGAACTTCCACATTTTCTATCAGTTGCTTGCTGGGGCTGAGGATGGTTTGCTGCAGGAGTTGCATTTGAAGCGGAAGCTGGATACCTATTACTACCTGACGGATGGG GATAGCAGCAACGGTTCGTCTATCAGAGATGCGGACAACTTCCGACAGGTGCAGACGGCCATGTCGGTAATCGAGATCCCCACGGACGAGCAGAAGCTGATCCTGGAGATTGTGGCCAGTGTGCTGCACATGGGCAATGTGGGTTTTACTGAGGAGGAAGGAAAGGCCAAAATCCTGAAGCCGGAATCCGTGACGGCGATAGCGAAG CTCCTGGGATGCGAGGAAGACCAGCTACGCAACGCCTTCACCCACCGGACGATCGAAGCCCGAGGTGACATAGTTACCAGCCCTCTTAACCGTGACATGGCCATTTACGCACGGGACGCCCTCGCCAAGGCGGTCTACGATCGACTGTTCACCTGGTTAGTTTCGCGCATCAATACTTCACTACACGCGGATCACATTCCCAAGAAGAACAGCGTCATGGGTATCTTGGACATCTATGGGTTCGAGATATTCAAGAAGAACAGTTTCGAGCAGTTCTGTATCAACTTCTGCAATGAGAAACTTCAGCAGTTGTTTATAGAGCTGACATTGAAGTCAgaacaggaggaatatctgagggagGGTATCGAGTGGGAACCGGTTGAGTACTTTGATAACAAGGTTATTTGTAATTTGATCGAGGAAAAGCACAAAGGTATCATTGCCCTGATGGACGAGGAATGCCTGCGTCCGGGAGATCCCACGGATCTGAGCTTCCTCAGGAAGATGAACGACAACTTGGGGGATCATGCTCACTATATTTGCCACAGCAGAGCTTCAACAACCGTCCAGAAGACCTTAGGTCGCGACGAATTTAGACTAGTGCACTATGCAGGAGATGTGACGTACAACGTTCACGGGTTCCTGGACAAGAACAACGATTTATTGTTCAGAGATTTGAAGGAGACCATGTCCGAATGCAACAACGGGATTATCAAGGCTTGCTTCCCCTTGGCAGACATCACGAGCAAGAGACGTCCGGAAACAGCTGTGACTCAGTTCAAGAACTCTTTGAACAACCTCATGGACATCTTGATGTGCAAGGAACCGTCCTACATTCGGTGTATCAAACCAAATGACCTGCAGGCATCGGGCAACTTCGATTACGAACTGGTTCGTCATCAGGTCAAATACCTTGGTCTGATGGAGAACCTTCGTGTTCGCCGTGCTGGTTTCGCTTACCGCCGGACGTACGAGATGTTCCTTCAGCGCTACAAGTGCCTTAGCAGGCAAACTTGGCCACACTACCACGGTCCAGCTAAAGAAGGCGTCCAGATATTGGCTTGCGAACTGGGCTTCGAACGCGACGAATACCGAATGGGCAAGACTAAGATCTTTATCCGCTTCCCCAAGACCCTATTCGAGACTGAAGATGCATTCCAAATGAAGAAACACTACCTGGCATCGATCATCCAAGCGCGCTGGAAGGGCCGACGCCAGCGTAAGATCTACCTGGAAACCTACGCCAAGATCATCACCTGTCAGAAATACATCCGGCGGTATCTGGCCATCCAGGAGCGGAAACGACGTCGCGCAGCTGCCGACAAGATCCGATTCTTCATCAAGGGTTTCATCACCCGGCACGACGCACCCAACGAGTGCAACAAATCCTTCATCGAGCACACCAAGCGCCACTGGCTGAACAAACTGTCCAAGAGTCTTCCGAAGAGCTTCATGAACCACACCTGGATCCCCGCTCCGATGCACTGCCAAGAGGCGTCCATAATCCTGCGAAGAATGCACAAACTGCACCTCGCCCGTCAGTACCGTTTGGCCCTTCCGCCGGAGAAGAAGAAGCAGTTCGAGCTTAAGGTTTTGTCCGAAGCCGTGTTTAAGGGCAAGAAGAAGAACTACCCTGAGAGCGTTGGCCCATGGTTCATGGACGACCGGATTTCCAAGCAGCATGCGACTCCAATCAGTAACTTTGTGGTAACGCAAATGAACAGCGAGAAGTTGCAC TACTCCACCCCGGTGATCAAGTACGATCGGCGCGGGTACAAACCGCGCGAGCGGTTCTTCCTCCTAACGGACAAGGCCGTCTACCTGCTCGATGGCAAGACGTACAAACAGAAGCATCGCCTCCCGCTGGACAAGGTCGACTTCTGCATCACCAGCGAGCGGGACGGCATCATGCTGATCCGGATTCCGCTCGAGCTGAAGAAGGACAAAGGCGACCTGATACTGGACGTGCCGGACATCATCGAGTGCTGCATCTGGATACTGCACGCGACCGGCAACCGGAACATTGTCAACATCGTCGAGACGGGATC GCTATCGCACAATCTAGTCAGAGGCAAAACTGGTATGATTGAGATTATCACCGGACCACAGCCCAGTATTACCAGAGCCAAGAGCGGAAACCTGTTGGTT